The sequence ACGTGGAGCGTGCGGATACGACGGGCGCGGGAGACGCCTTCTGCGCGGCGCTCTCCGTGGCGCTGGCGGAGGGGAAGTCGCTGGCCCAGGCGGCGCGCTTCGCGCATGAGGCCTCCGCGCTGGCGACGATGCGACTGGGCGCGCTCGGCGGGCTGCCCACGCGCGAGCAGGTGGAGTCTCGGCTCGCGATGCTACGGCCCTCTGCGCTGTCGCCCGAGGCGGCTCCGCTGTAGCCCGCTCACCTGGAGCGGCGCTCGGCCTCCAGCGCATTGTAGACGGGGCGGATGAATCGCTCCGCCAGCTCGCGCGACACGTCGCTGACACTGCGCGCCTTCTCCGCGCTGTCATCCTCGAAGGGCACCACGGGGTTCTTCGCGTTCCGCTCCGAGGCCGCGCGAAGTCGCTCGGAGTCCTCCGGCGTCAACTCCAGTCCGAAGAGGTCCGTGAGGAGCGGTGCTCCCTCCGCCGCGAGCTGCCGGTACTCCAGCAGCCGCGCCGGGCCCTGGCGCTCCTGGTAGCCGCGCAGCCCCGCCTCGCACAGTCGCGCCAACACACGTGCGCCGTACTCCTCCAACGGCATCTCCGTCTGCGCGCCCTGCTTCAGTCCCGGCAGCGCGGGCTCCAGGATGCCCGGCAGCATGTGCGCGCCCCGGTGGTTCTGGTGCGAGGCCAGCACCTCCACCGGGTCGCGATAGAGGAACAGCCACGGCACCCCGGGGAAGGCCTGCTGGAGCAGCGGCAATTCCAGCACGTGCCATGCGTCGAGCTTGAGGAATACCGCCTCTTCCTCGGGATGGCGTCGCTGCCCGAGCGCGCCCACCACCGCGCGCAGCCACGCAATCCGCTGCGCGTCCGTGACTCCGGGCAGGCGCAGGTGCGCACGCAACACCAGGTCCACCGGCCCCGCCTCGGAGAGGACGATGTGGCGAGGGAGCGCCGCGAGCAGCTGCGCCAGCAGCGTGGAGCCACAGCGCGACATGTGGAAGACGAGCCCGCGCACCGGCAGCCCGGGCCGCTCGGTGTGGCGCTGCACCAATTCGTCCATCGACGTCTGGTGCCGGAAGAGGAGGGCGAAGGGATGACGGAACCGGCGCTCCAGCGTCTGCTCGAAGAACGGGTCCGTGAAGCGCTGCGTGCCCAGGTGGCACCACTCCACGCGCGGCGCGCCATCCTCGAAGAGGACACGACAGGGCACCCAGCCCTCCAGTCGCGCGTCGCTCATACCCACTGCTCCAGCCACTTCCGCCGGGCGGCGCGCATCGCTTCACGCACCTCCTCCTCGGTGAAGTGACAGCCCCGCTCGGCGCCGAGCTTTCGCGCCAGCGCGATGAAGGCCGGCACGTCCACTGTCGCCTTCAGCGCGTCCTGCAACGCCAGGTCCTCCAGCACGAGCCGGCGGAAGCGCTCGAAGTCGTCAGGCGGCATGGGCCGTGGCCTGGGCGAAGACGCCGCGGAGCCAGTCATCCACCACGCAGTCCATCACCAGGTGGACGCGGTCGGTGTCGCTGGGGTTCTCCACGCGGTGGGGGAGGTTGAAGTTGAGGTACCAGCACTCGCCGGGCTGGAGCACCACGCGCCGGCCCGAGAGATAGAAGGCCACGTCCGGGTGCGTGACGATGGGGACGTGGAGCCGCACCTCACCGTCCTCGAAGCCGAGGTTGTAGTCGGTGTGCTCGCGGATGACGGCCCCCGCCGCGAGCTTCAACAACCGCGCCGAGCCGATGGGGCACTGAATCGTGGACAGCACCTCGCGGAAGGCGGGGCACCTCGCGAGCAGCGGTGTGTCCGCGTAGCGCTCCCTGCCGGTGGGGTCGGGGTAGATGCGCCCCTCCTCGCCGCCGATGGAGCGCAGCGGCACGCCGCTCCACTCGCCCTCGTAGTTGCGCTTGTTGAAGTGCGGCACCCAGATGTCGGGGCCCAGCCGCGCCAGGTCCTCCTGGAGCCGGGCCGCGTCGAAGTGGAACGGAAGGCGGAGTCGGTCGGGCACGGCGGACGAGGGCATGCGGCCTCCACTTCCGCGAGCACGTGCGGAAGCGCACCCCCTTCATACACCGGCTGGCGGCATGGCTCACCCCGGGTGCGCGGCCCGGTGCTCGGCCATCGCCCGAGTCAGCGCCGCCTCGGCCCGGGCGAGCGTGCTCTGCGGGTCCTCCTCGCCCTCCACGGAGACCGTGGTGGACACCACCTCCGGCGCGCCGTGCGCGGCCTGCAGTTGCTGGCGCAGACCCTCCGCACGCGAGGCATCCACTCCGGGAAGCGCGCCCAGCAGCACGCTGCCCTCCCACCTCACGGCGAAGCCAGTGCGCGCGCAGAGGGATTCCAGCCGGCGCGCCACCTCGCGCAGCGCGGCGTCCCCCGCGTCGAAGCCTCGCGTGGCGTTGAGTCGGCCCAGCCCCATCAGGTCCACCAGGAGCAGGCTGAAGGGCAGCCCGTCCCGGCGGCAGCGGCCAATCTCTCGCAGCAAGCGCTCCTCGCCCGCGCGCCGCGTGTCCAGGCCGGTCAGCGCGTCCACGCGCAGACTGCGCTCGCGCTCCTCGCGCAATGAGGGCGTGCCCCCCAGGTCCGTGAGCGTCAGGAATTGCGCCATGCCGCCGGGCACCGGAAAGGGCCTCGCCACCCAGCGAAGCCGCCGGGGCTGGGGACGCTCCAGGGCCACCGTGAGCTGCAGCCCTCGCGAAGACTCGGAGGCCAGGTCGAGCTGCCGCAGCGCCGCTGCCGGGTCCGCCGTCAGCCCGGCCACGTGCTGGCAGAAGGACTCCAGCGTCATGCCCGGGATTCGCTCGGCCGGAAGTCCCAGCCACTCCGACAGCGCGGCGTTG comes from Pyxidicoccus parkwaysis and encodes:
- a CDS encoding aspartyl/asparaginyl beta-hydroxylase domain-containing protein; amino-acid sequence: MPSSAVPDRLRLPFHFDAARLQEDLARLGPDIWVPHFNKRNYEGEWSGVPLRSIGGEEGRIYPDPTGRERYADTPLLARCPAFREVLSTIQCPIGSARLLKLAAGAVIREHTDYNLGFEDGEVRLHVPIVTHPDVAFYLSGRRVVLQPGECWYLNFNLPHRVENPSDTDRVHLVMDCVVDDWLRGVFAQATAHAA
- a CDS encoding Nif11-like leader peptide family natural product precursor encodes the protein MPPDDFERFRRLVLEDLALQDALKATVDVPAFIALARKLGAERGCHFTEEEVREAMRAARRKWLEQWV
- a CDS encoding sulfotransferase family protein, coding for MSDARLEGWVPCRVLFEDGAPRVEWCHLGTQRFTDPFFEQTLERRFRHPFALLFRHQTSMDELVQRHTERPGLPVRGLVFHMSRCGSTLLAQLLAALPRHIVLSEAGPVDLVLRAHLRLPGVTDAQRIAWLRAVVGALGQRRHPEEEAVFLKLDAWHVLELPLLQQAFPGVPWLFLYRDPVEVLASHQNHRGAHMLPGILEPALPGLKQGAQTEMPLEEYGARVLARLCEAGLRGYQERQGPARLLEYRQLAAEGAPLLTDLFGLELTPEDSERLRAASERNAKNPVVPFEDDSAEKARSVSDVSRELAERFIRPVYNALEAERRSR